Proteins found in one Nanoarchaeota archaeon genomic segment:
- a CDS encoding Bro-N domain-containing protein has product MDKENAIRLFQDQNVRVVWDGELEKWYFSIVDVAGILSESVDPQAYWRKLKERLKAEGNDTVTNCHALRMQASDGKMRLTDVADTEQLLRRIQSIPSKNAEPFKLWLAKFGNERIDETHDPELAIDRAMQTYLKR; this is encoded by the coding sequence ATGGATAAAGAAAATGCAATAAGACTATTCCAAGACCAGAACGTCAGAGTCGTGTGGGATGGCGAGTTAGAGAAGTGGTATTTTTCTATAGTTGATGTTGCCGGAATTCTCTCGGAAAGCGTCGACCCTCAGGCATACTGGAGAAAATTAAAGGAACGCTTAAAGGCCGAAGGAAATGATACCGTGACAAATTGTCACGCTTTGAGAATGCAGGCATCTGATGGCAAGATGAGGCTAACCGATGTTGCAGATACAGAACAGCTATTAAGGCGTATTCAATCAATTCCTTCCAAGAACGCAGAGCCGTTCAAATTATGGCTTGCGAAATTCGGAAATGAGCGCATTGATGAAACACACGACCCGGAGCTTGCAATCGACCGGGCTATGCAAACTTATCTAAAAAGATAA
- a CDS encoding site-specific integrase — protein sequence MGFNDVKEKLYDLTADMNRTNALIERSDMSARNKQTLFSFRDWLISRQLSLLRVKKYLMFARTITQNSEKDLIDYTKADIDSVMTKIRLCGRYKPASINDFATTFKVMFRFIDGLDDGEQSPRTKHLRQKKPQSSLRREDLLTDDDVNKLISAASGLKDGLMYSTIFGVLYETGCRPGEIRGIMLRDVVKNTHGYRINVDGKTGKRVVFAIVSAPMLEKWINAHAFREMPDTPLFYYMTKGEPRFITHPAFSKTIKLLSTRVLGRAITPYLFRHSRLTQYVLKKVPEGVIRKAVGHAPQSRALSTYTHLVDEDVENEMFAMSGIDVEQKKVENTFVVKTCPKCSAAVASHESICSCGNILNGIVMAVRENENDNRFEKMEQKMAEMMQALSNVAASQQKNIMVGGMDISASGCQPLNGGEFIPNSEWRNQKDKLKFSSVQ from the coding sequence ATGGGATTTAATGACGTCAAAGAGAAATTATACGACTTGACAGCAGACATGAATCGGACAAACGCGTTGATAGAAAGAAGTGATATGAGCGCAAGAAACAAGCAAACATTATTTTCTTTCAGGGATTGGCTCATCAGCCGGCAGTTATCTCTTCTTAGAGTGAAGAAATATCTCATGTTCGCCCGAACCATTACGCAAAACAGTGAAAAGGATTTAATTGATTACACAAAAGCAGACATCGATTCCGTAATGACAAAGATACGTCTATGTGGAAGATATAAACCGGCGAGCATAAACGATTTTGCTACGACCTTTAAGGTTATGTTCCGTTTTATTGATGGCTTAGATGATGGTGAGCAAAGCCCAAGAACAAAGCATCTAAGACAGAAGAAGCCACAAAGCAGTTTAAGACGCGAGGATTTGCTTACGGATGATGATGTGAATAAGCTTATTTCTGCAGCATCTGGCTTAAAGGATGGTCTGATGTATTCAACCATATTCGGCGTATTATATGAAACTGGATGTCGTCCTGGCGAGATACGCGGCATAATGCTTCGAGATGTTGTAAAAAATACGCACGGATACCGCATAAATGTAGATGGCAAGACTGGAAAACGCGTTGTCTTTGCGATTGTCTCAGCTCCTATGCTTGAGAAATGGATTAACGCCCATGCTTTCAGAGAAATGCCGGATACTCCTTTGTTTTATTATATGACCAAGGGCGAACCAAGATTTATTACACATCCAGCGTTTTCAAAAACAATAAAGCTATTGAGCACACGAGTTCTTGGAAGGGCAATAACGCCATATCTTTTTCGACATTCTAGATTAACACAGTATGTTTTGAAGAAAGTTCCTGAGGGCGTAATACGGAAGGCCGTAGGTCACGCTCCGCAATCCCGTGCATTATCAACATACACGCACTTAGTCGATGAGGATGTTGAGAATGAAATGTTTGCAATGTCTGGAATTGATGTTGAGCAAAAGAAGGTGGAGAATACATTTGTTGTTAAAACTTGCCCGAAGTGCAGCGCAGCAGTAGCTTCTCACGAATCAATATGTTCGTGTGGCAATATTTTAAACGGAATAGTGATGGCCGTGCGCGAGAACGAAAATGATAACCGCTTTGAGAAAATGGAGCAGAAAATGGCGGAGATGATGCAGGCTTTGAGTAATGTCGCGGCATCTCAGCAAAAAAACATCATGGTCGGAGGCATGGATATTTCCGCAAGCGGATGTCAGCCTTTAAATGGTGGGGAATTTATTCCGAATTCGGAATGGCGGAATCAAAAGGATAAACTCAAGTTTTCAAGCGTTCAATAA
- a CDS encoding endonuclease Q family protein has translation MKFFADLHLHSKYSRATSKDLTIPNLDKYARIKGLNLLGTADFTHPDWIAELKQYLHEDGTGIPKSANGMSYVFQTEVSSIYTQDGKGRRVHNIILAPSFEIVGQINAHLAKKGNLRSDGRPIIGRYPCCDMVEDLKKISDDIEIIPAHIWTPWFSVFGSMSGFNSIEDCFKDQAKHIYALETGLSSDPAMNWRLSQLDRFTLISNSDSHSFWPWRIGRECNIFDFKEPTYKNLIGALRQKNPKEFLGTVEVNPAYGKYHVDGHRLCNISMEPKETKKHNGLCPVCGKPLVIGVLNRVEELADRLEGYTPKNAIPFYTMLPLSEVIANALGGGAVSSKKVWAVFDVLIRKFGNEFNVLMDAPREELEKVVEPKIADIIMKNRVGAIQVKPGYDGVYGVPIIDGVGRVFNEDEINNEVDGAENKSKNNQKKPQKSLIEFKKSV, from the coding sequence ATGAAATTCTTTGCAGACCTGCACCTTCATTCAAAATACAGCCGAGCAACTTCAAAAGACCTCACTATTCCGAATTTGGATAAATACGCGCGCATCAAAGGCCTGAATCTTCTTGGCACAGCTGACTTTACGCATCCTGATTGGATTGCAGAACTGAAGCAATATCTTCACGAAGACGGGACAGGAATCCCAAAATCTGCAAACGGCATGAGCTATGTTTTCCAGACGGAGGTTTCAAGCATCTATACGCAGGACGGAAAAGGCAGAAGAGTCCATAACATTATTCTTGCGCCGTCGTTTGAAATTGTCGGTCAGATAAACGCGCACCTTGCAAAAAAAGGCAATTTGCGCTCTGACGGCAGGCCGATTATCGGCAGGTATCCCTGCTGCGATATGGTAGAAGATTTGAAAAAGATATCTGACGATATCGAGATAATTCCGGCGCATATCTGGACTCCATGGTTCTCAGTTTTCGGTTCAATGTCCGGTTTCAACAGTATCGAGGACTGTTTCAAGGACCAGGCAAAACACATTTACGCGCTTGAGACCGGGCTTTCCAGCGACCCCGCGATGAACTGGAGGCTTTCCCAGCTTGACCGATTTACTCTTATCTCAAATTCTGATTCGCATTCTTTCTGGCCGTGGCGGATTGGAAGGGAGTGCAATATATTTGATTTCAAAGAACCGACATACAAGAATCTTATCGGCGCACTCCGGCAAAAGAATCCAAAAGAATTCTTGGGAACCGTTGAAGTTAATCCCGCTTATGGCAAATATCATGTTGACGGGCACAGGCTCTGCAACATCTCTATGGAGCCGAAAGAAACAAAAAAACACAACGGTCTTTGCCCTGTTTGCGGGAAACCGCTTGTTATCGGCGTTTTGAACAGGGTCGAGGAGCTTGCAGACAGGCTCGAAGGTTATACACCAAAAAACGCGATTCCGTTTTATACAATGCTGCCGCTTTCTGAAGTTATTGCAAACGCGCTTGGCGGGGGCGCGGTTTCTTCGAAAAAGGTATGGGCTGTGTTTGATGTATTGATTCGAAAGTTCGGCAACGAGTTCAATGTGCTGATGGATGCGCCGCGCGAGGAGCTCGAAAAGGTTGTTGAGCCGAAAATCGCGGACATCATAATGAAAAACCGCGTCGGCGCGATTCAGGTAAAGCCCGGATATGACGGCGTTTACGGAGTTCCAATAATTGATGGCGTAGGGCGCGTGTTTAATGAGGATGAAATCAATAATGAGGTTGATGGTGCTGAAAATAAATCAAAGAATAATCAAAAAAAACCGCAGAAAAGCCTTATTGAATTTAAAAAATCTGTTTGA
- a CDS encoding DEAD/DEAH box helicase family protein, with amino-acid sequence MRPKEAKARIKINKLLEDSGWRFFDTQSKPANVVLEQNVKITREHFDELGDDFEKTKNGYTDFSLLDEFGFPIGVLEAKSEDKHPLSGKEQARTYAKSLNVRYVILSNGNIHFFWDLETGNPQIITKFPTSESLGTRKKYAPNKTALVKENVDFDYIAITQKPDYATDPDYTDEKKRSSFIDKTGLRFFRPYQLKAIYSIQKSISEGKDRFLFEMATGTGKTLIAAGVIKLFLRTKNVKRVLFLVDRLELEDQAHKNFKKYLQNDFKSVIFKENRDDWKKADIVVSTIQTFIRYNKYKDIFSPIDFDLVISDEAHRSIGGNSRAVFEFFLGYKLGLTATPKDYLKHVNTDKLLQNDPRKLERRELLDTYKTFGCENSEPTYRYSLIDGVNEGFLINPVVADGRTDITTELLSEQGYAVLIENENGDKEEQTFFRNQFEKKFFSEKTNYALCKAFIEHALKDPISGEIGKSIIFCVSQTHAANIANALNELAMKMFPDKYNSDFAMQVSSDVEAAQQMTINFVNNNLGGKTKFLEGYDSSKVRVCVTVGMMTTGYDCQDILNLGLFRPIFSPTDFIQIKGRGTRKYTFTYKIKDEFEGWIEKKIEKDKFKLFDFFGNCEYFEKDFPYDEKLKLPAIIKTYVDDGGKKPPFVSERYENYNHDTVKKYDETAIGKNGMRIDRELFESFADKVREDKFINKKFREGRLEEAEEYVRKELFNKPEEYINLDKLRRAVKLDRRLTLREVLEQIFGNLKRFKLKDEILEEEISKFIELHGTDRENLQECIHAIRLFMKEYIANAAFRKIIDERNFTELETNPVFSMKDLEDLNGWRDTLINYVKDYVNLNVFMEAA; translated from the coding sequence ATGAGACCTAAAGAAGCTAAAGCTCGAATCAAAATCAATAAATTACTTGAAGATTCGGGTTGGCGATTTTTTGACACTCAAAGCAAACCTGCGAATGTTGTTTTAGAGCAAAATGTCAAAATAACGCGAGAGCATTTTGATGAATTGGGAGATGATTTTGAAAAAACTAAAAATGGATATACAGATTTTTCTTTGCTTGATGAATTTGGTTTTCCTATCGGAGTTCTTGAAGCAAAATCAGAAGATAAACATCCCTTATCGGGAAAAGAACAGGCAAGAACATATGCAAAAAGTTTGAATGTAAGATATGTTATTCTTTCAAATGGCAATATTCATTTTTTTTGGGATTTGGAAACAGGCAATCCTCAAATCATCACCAAATTCCCCACTTCTGAATCTTTAGGAACGAGAAAAAAATACGCGCCAAATAAGACTGCATTAGTAAAAGAAAATGTTGATTTTGATTATATTGCCATAACTCAAAAACCGGATTATGCGACAGATCCGGACTATACTGATGAAAAGAAGAGAAGTTCATTTATTGACAAAACAGGATTGCGATTTTTTAGGCCATATCAGTTAAAAGCAATTTACAGCATTCAAAAATCAATATCTGAAGGCAAAGACCGGTTCTTATTCGAAATGGCAACCGGAACCGGAAAAACCCTTATTGCCGCAGGAGTTATTAAATTATTTTTAAGAACAAAAAACGTGAAAAGAGTTTTATTCTTAGTTGATAGGCTGGAACTAGAAGATCAGGCGCATAAAAATTTCAAAAAATATCTGCAAAATGATTTTAAGTCAGTAATTTTTAAAGAAAATAGGGATGATTGGAAAAAAGCGGATATTGTTGTTTCTACAATTCAAACGTTTATACGTTACAATAAATATAAGGATATTTTTTCACCGATTGACTTTGATTTAGTTATCTCTGATGAAGCCCATCGTTCAATTGGCGGAAATAGCCGAGCAGTATTTGAATTCTTTTTAGGCTATAAGTTAGGGCTTACTGCAACGCCTAAAGACTATTTGAAACATGTAAATACTGATAAACTTCTTCAAAATGATCCAAGAAAACTAGAAAGACGAGAGCTTCTTGATACCTATAAGACTTTCGGCTGTGAAAATAGCGAGCCAACATACAGATATTCTTTAATTGACGGAGTTAATGAGGGATTTTTGATTAATCCCGTAGTTGCAGACGGCAGAACCGATATCACAACAGAGTTATTGTCCGAGCAAGGATATGCAGTTTTAATTGAAAATGAAAACGGAGATAAGGAAGAGCAGACTTTTTTCCGCAACCAATTTGAAAAGAAGTTTTTCTCTGAAAAAACAAACTATGCCTTATGCAAGGCGTTTATTGAACATGCTTTGAAAGATCCAATATCCGGAGAAATAGGCAAATCAATTATTTTTTGTGTGAGCCAAACTCATGCCGCAAATATTGCAAATGCCCTTAATGAACTCGCCATGAAGATGTTTCCGGATAAATATAATTCTGATTTTGCCATGCAAGTCAGCTCGGATGTTGAAGCTGCCCAGCAAATGACGATTAATTTTGTAAATAATAATCTTGGCGGCAAAACAAAATTCTTGGAAGGATATGACTCCAGTAAAGTCAGAGTGTGCGTAACTGTTGGAATGATGACAACCGGATATGATTGTCAAGATATACTTAATCTGGGATTGTTTAGGCCTATTTTTTCACCTACTGATTTTATTCAAATTAAAGGACGTGGCACCAGAAAATATACGTTCACATATAAAATTAAAGATGAATTTGAAGGCTGGATTGAGAAAAAAATCGAAAAAGACAAATTCAAACTATTTGATTTCTTTGGAAATTGCGAGTATTTTGAAAAAGATTTCCCATATGATGAAAAGCTAAAACTTCCAGCAATAATAAAAACCTATGTTGATGATGGCGGGAAAAAACCGCCATTTGTTTCTGAACGCTATGAAAACTACAATCATGATACCGTTAAGAAATATGATGAGACCGCAATTGGAAAAAACGGCATGCGTATTGATAGAGAATTATTTGAATCGTTCGCAGATAAAGTGAGAGAAGATAAGTTTATTAACAAAAAATTCAGAGAAGGAAGGCTAGAAGAAGCAGAAGAATATGTTAGAAAAGAATTGTTCAATAAGCCTGAAGAGTATATCAACCTTGACAAATTAAGAAGAGCTGTAAAGCTTGACCGACGGTTGACTTTAAGGGAAGTTCTTGAGCAAATATTCGGGAATTTAAAACGATTTAAGCTAAAAGATGAGATTTTAGAAGAAGAGATTTCTAAGTTTATTGAATTGCATGGAACGGACAGGGAGAATCTGCAAGAGTGCATTCATGCAATAAGGCTATTTATGAAAGAGTATATTGCCAATGCCGCATTTAGAAAGATTATTGATGAGCGTAATTTTACAGAACTTGAAACAAATCCGGTTTTCTCTATGAAAGACTTAGAAGATTTGAATGGCTGGAGAGATACGCTGATTAATTATGTAAAAGATTACGTAAACTTGAATGTCTTTATGGAGGCTGCTTAA
- a CDS encoding N-6 DNA methylase: MLDSETKRRIDTARDILVGKIPDPKSQIEQITVALIYKFMDDMDKKSEELGGKSKFFTGAYAKYAWNKILDRSVSGFELVALYGESIQSMNQNPNLPQLFRDIFKNAYLPYRDPETLRAFLRIIDDFTYDHSERLGDAFEYLLSVMGSQGDAGQFRTPRHIIDFIVKVVDPSKKDTILDPACGTAGFLISAYKHILEKNMKDGKLELTPDERKKLVENIVGYDISPDMVRLSLVNLYLHGFKNPHIYEYDALTSDEKWNETFDVALANPPFMTPKGGIRPHKRFSVDSNRAEVLFVDYMAEHLTNDGKAGIVVPEGIIFQSGSTYKQLRKMLVDNALYAVVSLPAGVFNPYSGVKTSVLFLDKRIVKKSKDILFVKAESDGFGLGAQRREIKNNDLTEALEILQKYQKAILEGVEPEIQSKIAHIVSKKVIGKTGEYNLSGDRYKETVVYDGKWDLVELGDVAETSSGGTPLKSKTEYYENGIIPWVKSGEVAQGLIYKAEENITELGLKNSSAKIFPINTVLVAMYGATVGQVGILKFEAATNQAICGILPNNKFIPEFLFSILKSRKAYLISLSGGGAQPNISQKIIRELNIPLPPLEVQERIVEELESYQNIIDGAKKVVESYKPSFKIEKEWEIKSLDEVCIKINDGTHLTPKYMDSGVPFWRVTDLTNSNDSKKFICKEEHQELIKRCKPEKGDILYSKNGTIGVAKLIDWNWEFSIFVSLALLKPKRDILNSNYLEIFLNSPNAFKQATAHSKSGTVTNLHLIEIKQMIIPLPPLEIQKQIVARIEEEQKLVDANKKLIELFEKKIKDKIAEVWGG, encoded by the coding sequence ATGCTTGATTCAGAGACTAAAAGAAGAATAGATACAGCAAGAGATATTCTTGTGGGAAAAATTCCGGACCCTAAATCGCAGATTGAACAGATAACTGTTGCATTAATCTACAAGTTCATGGATGATATGGATAAAAAATCCGAGGAATTGGGCGGGAAATCTAAATTTTTTACAGGAGCTTATGCCAAATATGCATGGAATAAGATTTTAGACCGATCTGTAAGCGGTTTTGAATTAGTGGCGCTTTATGGCGAATCAATCCAAAGCATGAATCAAAATCCGAATTTGCCGCAATTATTCAGGGATATTTTCAAAAATGCTTATCTGCCATATAGAGATCCCGAGACTTTAAGGGCATTTTTACGAATAATTGATGATTTTACATATGATCATTCTGAAAGATTAGGGGATGCTTTTGAGTACCTGCTTTCAGTTATGGGCTCTCAGGGAGACGCAGGGCAATTCAGAACGCCCCGTCATATTATTGATTTTATTGTCAAAGTAGTTGATCCTTCTAAAAAGGATACAATCCTAGACCCTGCATGCGGAACTGCGGGTTTTCTGATTTCAGCATATAAACATATTTTAGAAAAAAATATGAAAGATGGCAAGCTTGAATTAACTCCTGATGAAAGAAAGAAATTAGTTGAAAATATTGTCGGCTACGATATCTCTCCTGATATGGTCAGGCTATCGCTGGTAAATCTTTATTTGCACGGATTCAAAAATCCGCATATCTATGAGTATGATGCTTTAACTTCTGATGAAAAATGGAATGAAACGTTTGATGTTGCACTAGCTAATCCGCCGTTTATGACGCCAAAAGGCGGAATCAGGCCGCATAAAAGATTTTCTGTTGATTCAAACAGAGCCGAGGTTTTATTTGTTGATTATATGGCAGAGCATTTGACAAATGATGGGAAAGCAGGAATTGTTGTTCCGGAAGGAATCATATTCCAATCAGGCTCGACATATAAACAGCTTCGCAAGATGCTGGTTGATAACGCGTTATATGCTGTTGTTTCGCTCCCTGCAGGAGTTTTTAACCCGTATTCCGGAGTCAAGACTTCTGTTTTGTTTTTAGACAAACGGATTGTCAAAAAAAGCAAAGATATTTTATTTGTGAAGGCTGAAAGCGATGGGTTCGGATTAGGCGCGCAAAGACGCGAGATAAAAAATAACGACCTGACAGAAGCTTTAGAAATACTGCAAAAATACCAAAAAGCAATATTGGAAGGCGTTGAGCCTGAGATTCAGAGCAAAATCGCTCACATAGTTTCTAAAAAAGTTATCGGAAAAACAGGAGAGTATAATTTATCAGGGGATAGATACAAGGAAACAGTTGTTTATGATGGGAAATGGGATTTGGTGGAGTTGGGGGACGTTGCAGAAACATCTTCAGGTGGAACTCCTTTAAAGAGTAAAACGGAATATTATGAAAATGGAATTATTCCTTGGGTAAAAAGTGGTGAAGTTGCACAAGGATTAATTTACAAAGCAGAGGAAAATATAACTGAATTAGGCTTAAAGAATTCATCAGCAAAAATATTTCCAATAAATACAGTTCTAGTTGCGATGTATGGTGCAACAGTAGGTCAAGTTGGCATATTAAAATTTGAAGCCGCAACAAATCAGGCAATTTGTGGTATATTACCTAATAATAAATTTATTCCTGAATTTTTGTTTTCGATATTAAAGTCAAGAAAAGCATATTTAATTAGCTTAAGTGGTGGTGGGGCACAACCAAATATTTCGCAAAAGATAATTAGAGAATTAAACATACCTCTTCCGCCTCTTGAAGTCCAAGAAAGAATTGTTGAAGAACTTGAAAGCTACCAGAATATTATTGACGGCGCAAAGAAAGTCGTTGAGAGCTACAAGCCGAGCTTTAAGATTGAAAAAGAGTGGGAAATAAAAAGTTTAGATGAAGTTTGCATAAAAATAAATGACGGGACTCATTTAACACCTAAATATATGGATTCAGGAGTACCCTTTTGGAGAGTTACTGATCTAACAAACTCTAACGATTCAAAAAAATTCATCTGTAAAGAAGAACATCAAGAATTAATAAAACGATGTAAACCTGAAAAAGGAGACATATTATATTCAAAAAATGGAACGATTGGTGTGGCTAAATTGATAGATTGGAATTGGGAGTTTAGTATTTTTGTTAGTTTGGCCCTGCTTAAACCTAAACGAGATATTCTTAACTCAAACTATTTGGAAATATTTTTGAATTCTCCAAATGCGTTTAAACAAGCAACCGCCCATTCAAAATCAGGAACAGTAACTAATCTTCATTTAATAGAAATAAAACAAATGATAATCCCTCTACCTCCTCTCGAAATCCAAAAGCAAATCGTCGCGCGCATCGAAGAAGAACAGAAGCTGGTTGATGCAAACAAGAAACTGATTGAACTTTTTGAGAAGAAAATCAAGGATAAAATTGCTGAAGTTTGGGGCGGATGA
- a CDS encoding virulence RhuM family protein: protein MPNELMPKDEAMDFLIYSSPDGNVKVEAFLHKENIWLTQDKMADLFGVQRPAITKHLINIFESGELDENSVSSILEHTASDGKKYKTKYYNLDAIISVGYRVNSGQATQFRIWATKILKEYVIKGFAMDDERLKNGKYFGKDYFDELLERIRSIRASERRIYQKITDIFAECSIDYDPQSEITKEFYAAVQNKFHYAITGQTAAEIIYEKADAKKNNMGLSTWKHAPKGRILKSDTIIAKNYLLEKEIKQLERTISSFFDHVERIIENRTVLKMHNLSESVNKFLEFNEFRVLDGKGRISFKQAEEKAFKEYELFDKTQKIESDFDKFSKKLLEKKENA from the coding sequence ATGCCAAACGAGTTAATGCCAAAAGATGAAGCCATGGATTTTTTAATTTATAGCTCTCCGGATGGAAATGTCAAAGTAGAAGCTTTTTTGCATAAAGAGAATATTTGGCTTACGCAAGATAAGATGGCGGATTTATTTGGAGTTCAAAGACCTGCAATTACAAAACATCTGATAAATATTTTTGAAAGCGGTGAATTAGATGAAAATTCAGTTAGTTCCATTTTGGAACATACTGCTTCTGATGGTAAAAAGTATAAAACTAAGTATTATAATCTTGACGCAATTATTTCTGTGGGGTATAGGGTGAACTCCGGACAAGCCACTCAATTCAGGATTTGGGCAACAAAAATTCTGAAAGAGTACGTCATTAAAGGATTTGCCATGGATGATGAACGGCTTAAAAATGGCAAATATTTTGGAAAAGACTATTTCGACGAGCTTTTAGAAAGAATTCGTTCAATCAGGGCAAGCGAGAGAAGGATTTACCAGAAAATCACAGATATTTTTGCGGAATGCAGTATTGATTATGACCCGCAATCCGAAATCACTAAAGAGTTCTATGCAGCAGTTCAAAACAAATTTCATTATGCAATAACCGGACAGACTGCTGCTGAAATTATCTATGAAAAAGCAGATGCCAAAAAGAACAATATGGGATTATCCACATGGAAACATGCGCCAAAGGGAAGAATTTTAAAATCAGACACTATAATTGCCAAGAATTATCTTCTTGAAAAAGAAATCAAGCAGCTTGAAAGAACTATTTCAAGCTTTTTTGATCATGTTGAAAGAATAATTGAAAATAGGACAGTTTTGAAAATGCACAATTTATCAGAAAGCGTCAATAAATTTTTAGAGTTTAATGAGTTCCGAGTTTTAGACGGAAAAGGAAGAATTTCTTTCAAGCAGGCTGAAGAAAAAGCGTTCAAAGAATATGAATTATTTGATAAAACGCAAAAGATTGAGTCTGATTTTGATAAATTTAGCAAAAAATTGTTGGAGAAGAAGGAAAATGCTTGA
- the twy1 gene encoding 4-demethylwyosine synthase TYW1, whose protein sequence is MPQLPENIKILFRRQNYGLVGNHSAVKICEWTKKSLRNESVCYKEKFYGKLHGIRSHTCLQMTPAAYFCPNRCVYCWRATDKTSANSMDGFEVDEPKEIIEKSIEVQRVLLSGFKGFEGTNMKKWKEAQEPKNAAISLTGEPTAYPKISALIEEFKKRDMSTFLVTNGQFPEYLKNIEEPSQLYLSLDAPTKEIYKKVDIPQFADFWERFEETITLMPSFSCKKAVRLTLVKGRNDSHAKEYAELIMRADADFVEIKAYMWIGFSRMRLPIEAMPLFAEVQKFAEELNAHLGYLYKDEDARSRVILLTKK, encoded by the coding sequence ATGCCTCAACTTCCAGAAAATATCAAGATTCTTTTCCGCCGCCAGAATTACGGGCTTGTAGGAAATCATTCTGCTGTAAAAATCTGCGAATGGACCAAAAAATCCCTGCGCAACGAGAGCGTCTGCTATAAAGAGAAGTTCTACGGAAAACTGCACGGCATAAGAAGCCACACATGCCTTCAGATGACGCCTGCGGCGTATTTTTGTCCCAACCGCTGCGTCTATTGCTGGCGCGCAACCGACAAAACTTCTGCAAATTCAATGGACGGTTTTGAGGTGGATGAGCCAAAAGAAATAATAGAAAAATCAATCGAGGTGCAGCGCGTTCTTCTTTCAGGTTTCAAAGGATTTGAAGGCACGAATATGAAAAAATGGAAAGAGGCGCAAGAACCGAAAAATGCAGCAATTTCATTGACCGGCGAGCCTACGGCATATCCGAAAATCTCTGCTTTAATCGAGGAATTCAAAAAGCGCGATATGAGCACGTTTCTTGTGACAAACGGACAGTTTCCAGAATATCTCAAGAATATTGAAGAGCCGTCGCAGCTTTATCTTTCCCTTGACGCGCCGACAAAAGAGATTTATAAAAAAGTCGACATTCCGCAGTTTGCAGATTTCTGGGAGCGGTTTGAAGAGACAATTACTTTAATGCCGTCATTTTCCTGCAAAAAAGCAGTGCGCTTGACGCTTGTCAAAGGAAGGAACGATTCGCATGCGAAAGAATACGCGGAATTGATAATGCGCGCAGATGCTGATTTTGTCGAGATAAAGGCATATATGTGGATAGGATTTTCAAGAATGCGCCTTCCGATTGAGGCAATGCCGCTGTTTGCCGAAGTGCAAAAATTCGCAGAGGAATTGAATGCTCATTTAGGATATTTGTATAAAGACGAAGACGCGCGCAGCAGAGTGATACTTCTTACTAAAAAATAG